One region of Citrus sinensis cultivar Valencia sweet orange chromosome 6, DVS_A1.0, whole genome shotgun sequence genomic DNA includes:
- the LOC102614172 gene encoding 3-ketoacyl-CoA synthase 20-like isoform X2 — MANESEGKLQKDQLPNFVASAKGKPGFHYLISNALYLLLIPLFVIVLTYDLFSTLSTIYDLFQIWNELSFKFDNVTVLLLVVLCLVSLVFTTIYLMSRPKNVYLVNFSCYKPDPSRMCTRESFLQIASQTGKFSDETLDFKKKILERSGIGNMTYGPKSLMENPAENGNMEEARKETEGVIIGAVDELLAKTGVKPKAIGILVVNSSSFNPTPSLSAFIVNHYKLRSKIFSYNLGGMGCSAGLISIDLAQKLLQVEPNCYALVVSTENITLGWYVGNDRSMLLTNCLFRVGGAAILLSNRSSDRSSSKYQLVRTLRSHQVDDNSYNCIMQKEDEFQHVGVKISKTLMVVAGEALKTHITAVGPLVLPMYEQLLFLATSVARKIFKMKINLYIPDIKLAFEHFCIHTGGRGVLDGIEKNLQLNEWHMEPSRMTLNRFGNTSSSSVWYELAYSEAKRRIRKGDRICQIGFGSGFKCSTVVWRALKTINLNPTLDKNPWIDEIDNFPVQVPQDAPIAF, encoded by the exons ATGGCTAATGAAAGTGAAGGAAAGTTGCAAAAAGATCAACTACCAAACTTTGTCGCATCCGCAAAAGGGAAACCTGGTTTCCACTATTTAATCTCTAACGCTCTTTATCTCTTGCTCATTCCACTCTTTGTCATTGTTTTGACTTATGATCTGTTTTCAACTTTGAGTACAATTTATGATTTGTTTCAGATTTGGAACGAGCTTAGTTTCAAATTCGACAATGTGACAGTACTATTACTAGTAGTACTATGCTTGGTTTCCCTTGTCTTTACAACCATTTACCTGATGAGCCGCCCGAAAAATGTTTACTTGGTGAACTTTTCATGTTATAAGCCTGACCCATCTCGAATGTGCACTCGAGAAAGTTTCTTACAAATAGCCAGCCAAACTGGGAAATTTTCAGACGAAACTTTAgacttcaaaaagaaaattttggagAGATCGGGGATTGGGAATATGACATATGGTCCAAAATCCTTGATGGAAAACCCGGCAGAAAATGGTAATATGGAGGAGGCAAGGAAGGAGACTGAGGGTGTGATAATTGGAGCCGTAGATGAGCTCTTGGCAAAAACTGGGGTGAAGCCTAAAGCTATTGGGATTCTTGTGGTGAATAGCAGCTCGTTTAATCCAACACCTTCATTGTCAGCCTTTATCGTGAATCACTATAAGCTTAGAAGCAAAATCTTCAGCTATAATCTTGGTGGTATGGGTTGCAGTGCTGGTCTTATTTCTATTGATCTCGCCCAAAAACTCTTACAG GTGGAACCAAACTGCTACGCTCTTGTTGTGAGCACAGAGAACATTACTCTAGGCTGGTATGTTGGCAATGATCGATCAATGCTTCTTACAAACTGCTTATTTCGTGTGGGTGGCGCTGCAATTCTCCTCTCCAACCGATCATCTGATCGCAGTAGCTCCAAATATCAACTAGTTCGAACCTTGCGCAGCCACCAGGTTGACGACAACAGCTATAATTGTATCATGCaaaaagaagatgaatttCAGCATGTAGGAGTCAAAATCTCTAAAACCCTCATGGTTGTTGCTGGAGAAGCCCTGAAGACTCACATTACTGCAGTTGGACCATTAGTTCTTCCAATGTATGAGCAACTGTTGTTTTTGGCAACTTCAGTAGcaagaaaaatctttaaaatgaAGATCAACTTGTATATTCCAGATATCAAGTTGGCATTTGAACATTTTTGTATTCATACGGGAGGAAGAGGAGTGTTAGATGGGATTGAAAAGAACCTTCAACTTAATGAATGGCATATGGAGCCTTCAAGAATGACTCTTAATAGATTTGGTAATACTTCAAGCAGTTCTGTGTGGTATGAATTGGCTTACTCCGAGGCAAAGAGAAGAATTCGGAAAGGTGACAGGATATGCCAAATTGGTTTCGGATCAGGATTCAAGTGCAGCACTGTTGTATGGCGTGCATTGAAGACCATCAATCTCAATCCTACCCTGGACAAAAATCCTTGGATTGATGAAATTGACAATTTCCCTGTTCAAGTGCCACAAGATGCACCAATTGCATTCTGA
- the LOC102614172 gene encoding 3-ketoacyl-CoA synthase 20-like isoform X1 → MLTPAPNNDELNIYVNAIHFLLLLICCSQKVSMANESEGKLQKDQLPNFVASAKGKPGFHYLISNALYLLLIPLFVIVLTYDLFSTLSTIYDLFQIWNELSFKFDNVTVLLLVVLCLVSLVFTTIYLMSRPKNVYLVNFSCYKPDPSRMCTRESFLQIASQTGKFSDETLDFKKKILERSGIGNMTYGPKSLMENPAENGNMEEARKETEGVIIGAVDELLAKTGVKPKAIGILVVNSSSFNPTPSLSAFIVNHYKLRSKIFSYNLGGMGCSAGLISIDLAQKLLQVEPNCYALVVSTENITLGWYVGNDRSMLLTNCLFRVGGAAILLSNRSSDRSSSKYQLVRTLRSHQVDDNSYNCIMQKEDEFQHVGVKISKTLMVVAGEALKTHITAVGPLVLPMYEQLLFLATSVARKIFKMKINLYIPDIKLAFEHFCIHTGGRGVLDGIEKNLQLNEWHMEPSRMTLNRFGNTSSSSVWYELAYSEAKRRIRKGDRICQIGFGSGFKCSTVVWRALKTINLNPTLDKNPWIDEIDNFPVQVPQDAPIAF, encoded by the exons ATGCTGACACCTGCACCTAATAATGACGAGctaaacatatatgttaacgctatacattttcttttacttttaatttgctGCAGTCAAAAGGTATCAATGGCTAATGAAAGTGAAGGAAAGTTGCAAAAAGATCAACTACCAAACTTTGTCGCATCCGCAAAAGGGAAACCTGGTTTCCACTATTTAATCTCTAACGCTCTTTATCTCTTGCTCATTCCACTCTTTGTCATTGTTTTGACTTATGATCTGTTTTCAACTTTGAGTACAATTTATGATTTGTTTCAGATTTGGAACGAGCTTAGTTTCAAATTCGACAATGTGACAGTACTATTACTAGTAGTACTATGCTTGGTTTCCCTTGTCTTTACAACCATTTACCTGATGAGCCGCCCGAAAAATGTTTACTTGGTGAACTTTTCATGTTATAAGCCTGACCCATCTCGAATGTGCACTCGAGAAAGTTTCTTACAAATAGCCAGCCAAACTGGGAAATTTTCAGACGAAACTTTAgacttcaaaaagaaaattttggagAGATCGGGGATTGGGAATATGACATATGGTCCAAAATCCTTGATGGAAAACCCGGCAGAAAATGGTAATATGGAGGAGGCAAGGAAGGAGACTGAGGGTGTGATAATTGGAGCCGTAGATGAGCTCTTGGCAAAAACTGGGGTGAAGCCTAAAGCTATTGGGATTCTTGTGGTGAATAGCAGCTCGTTTAATCCAACACCTTCATTGTCAGCCTTTATCGTGAATCACTATAAGCTTAGAAGCAAAATCTTCAGCTATAATCTTGGTGGTATGGGTTGCAGTGCTGGTCTTATTTCTATTGATCTCGCCCAAAAACTCTTACAG GTGGAACCAAACTGCTACGCTCTTGTTGTGAGCACAGAGAACATTACTCTAGGCTGGTATGTTGGCAATGATCGATCAATGCTTCTTACAAACTGCTTATTTCGTGTGGGTGGCGCTGCAATTCTCCTCTCCAACCGATCATCTGATCGCAGTAGCTCCAAATATCAACTAGTTCGAACCTTGCGCAGCCACCAGGTTGACGACAACAGCTATAATTGTATCATGCaaaaagaagatgaatttCAGCATGTAGGAGTCAAAATCTCTAAAACCCTCATGGTTGTTGCTGGAGAAGCCCTGAAGACTCACATTACTGCAGTTGGACCATTAGTTCTTCCAATGTATGAGCAACTGTTGTTTTTGGCAACTTCAGTAGcaagaaaaatctttaaaatgaAGATCAACTTGTATATTCCAGATATCAAGTTGGCATTTGAACATTTTTGTATTCATACGGGAGGAAGAGGAGTGTTAGATGGGATTGAAAAGAACCTTCAACTTAATGAATGGCATATGGAGCCTTCAAGAATGACTCTTAATAGATTTGGTAATACTTCAAGCAGTTCTGTGTGGTATGAATTGGCTTACTCCGAGGCAAAGAGAAGAATTCGGAAAGGTGACAGGATATGCCAAATTGGTTTCGGATCAGGATTCAAGTGCAGCACTGTTGTATGGCGTGCATTGAAGACCATCAATCTCAATCCTACCCTGGACAAAAATCCTTGGATTGATGAAATTGACAATTTCCCTGTTCAAGTGCCACAAGATGCACCAATTGCATTCTGA